DNA sequence from the Cohnella herbarum genome:
TACACCTTTTGTTGAAAATACTTCTTTACCTCTTCAATAACTTGAATACCTAGATTCGTGCGAGCATCGAACATCGTCAACAACACGCCCTCGATCTGCAACGATGTATTCAAGTGTTTCTGAACGAGTCGAATCGAGTTAAGTAACTGGCTTAACCCTTCCAATGCGTAATACTCGCATTGAATCGGTATTAGCACCGAATCCGCCGCCGTGAGTGAATTAATGGTCAATATCCCCAAGGATGGTGGGCAATCGATCAGAACGTAATCGAAATCGCCGCGAACAAGCGCCAATGCCTTCTTAAGACGAATTTCCCGCGACATCGTTGGCACCAGTTCGATTTCCGCTCCAGCCAATTGAATCGTTGCCGGAATAATCTTAAGATTCGGGATTTCCGTATCCGAAACCGCTTGTTTAGGATGAACTTCGTTGATTAACACGTCGTAAATACAATAATTCACGTCCGCTTTATTAATTCCGATTCCGCTTGTCGTATTGCCTTGGGGATCGATATCGACAATCAGAACTCGTTTGCCAAGAGAAGCAAGACAAGCGCCGAGATTAACCGATGTCGTGGTTTTACCGACCCCGCCCTTCTGATTGGCAATCGCTATTATTTTAGACAACCTAATTCACCTCAATATTAATGAAACAAATATCAAACACCTTCATAGACGCCGGATGAAGA
Encoded proteins:
- a CDS encoding ParA family protein — encoded protein: MSKIIAIANQKGGVGKTTTSVNLGACLASLGKRVLIVDIDPQGNTTSGIGINKADVNYCIYDVLINEVHPKQAVSDTEIPNLKIIPATIQLAGAEIELVPTMSREIRLKKALALVRGDFDYVLIDCPPSLGILTINSLTAADSVLIPIQCEYYALEGLSQLLNSIRLVQKHLNTSLQIEGVLLTMFDARTNLGIQVIEEVKKYFQQKVYQTVIPRNVRLSEAPSHGQSIITYDPKSKGAEVYLELAKEVISYEQAAR